In the genome of Methylomagnum ishizawai, the window TCCGTGTCCGGTCTTATGATCACCACCGAGGCCATGGTGGCCGAGGAACCGAAGGAAGAAGGCGCGGGCCATGGCCCGGACATGGGCGGAATGGGTGGCATGGGCGGCATGATGTAAGCCCGGCCCCGTAGCCAATCCCCGATCAAGAAAGCCCCGGTCGCGAGACCGGGGTTTTTTTGTGGGCGGTTCTGAATGACGAATGATTTTTTGGGGTACGTATATATCCCGTCCGGTTACGCTTTGCTAACCGGGCCTACGCGGGCTAAGGGTGTAATTTTGCTTTTTTCTCATTTGCAAAAAGCATAATAATAAGCCAGAACCAAATAACCAAGTTGTTGCTGGTTCAGGGACGCTGGGGGTCAGCGAAAAATTAAGATTGTCCGCGTAACCATCATTGCTCGACCCTGAAAATCTTATGGATTGAAGATTAAACCGGATTGAGGCCGTAAGGCTTGGTAGGATGCCTGTTGCGGTTTGAAAGTTTGGGCTGTTTCCAGCTATAGGAGTGCTGCTCCATAAGCTGGGCTGATGTGTTGCAGAGTCAAGGGCTGTCGATCCAAGCAGGCTTCCGCTTGCGCCAATTCCAGAATAAAAGGAAACTGTGAAAATCGAATGATCGGTTTGGCTTCGGTAGCCAAATAAATCGGCGGACATATTGAAATTCAAACCAACACTTGACAAGGTGCTTGTATCTGAAGCGGTCAAGTTATATATCTGAAAAATACTATTCGAGGCTACATTGCCTCCCCAATAATATTTCCCGGTATTAATGTTTGGAAAGTCATACTCACCTGATCCACCTGGTTGAGCGGTATAAGTCCCGCTCCAGCCAGAGGTGTTATTATCAAAGGTGCCATTTGTAATTAAA includes:
- a CDS encoding PEP-CTERM sorting domain-containing protein; the encoded protein is MKKLSLTLIALSLLPSISMANLITNGTFDNNTSGWSGTYTAQPGGSGEYDFPNINTGKYYWGGNVASNSIFQIYNLTASDTSTLSSVGLNFNMSADLFGYRSQTDHSIFTVSFYSGIGASGSLLGSTALDSATHQPSLWSSTPIAGNSPNFQTATGILPSLTASIRFNLQSIRFSGSSNDGYADNLNFSLTPSVPEPATTWLFGSGLLLCFLQMRKKQNYTLSPRRPG